A stretch of Clostridia bacterium DNA encodes these proteins:
- a CDS encoding spore germination protein: protein MAGVFKTIKDFLTYKPDTVSTFELLEGNDEGSERENTPEESNIKVDGSSDANVKKQSSDKKIPIPVGETNKQKGKEGHKPGKPEKLVVLSDYDSNMEAIKKEFGIPYNTDIMTREFKIARKIKAFVVYVDGMVDRTFLSEFVLRQLMDADNFQDYCVADNACIADFIADNIISVHEIGKMKDLNTVFFQILSGETALFIDGCDTCLVISTRGYEKRNVEKPVTENVVLGAHEAFTENLRTNLTLIRKIIKNKNLITEMTQVGKTNQSYCGIMYMNGIVNQEVVKEVKRRINSIESAFIEGNGMVSQFIEDSPLMLFPQTLTTERPDRVASFLMEGKVAIITEGTPFAEVVPVTFFHLLQTSEDSMLRWQYGTFLRLIRIFGVMISAFLPAMYAALTLFHQEMIPTELLASIARSKEEVPFPTIFEIILLEISFELIREGGIRVPGVIGQTLGIIGALILGQAAVAAGLVSPILIIIVSVTGLGSFAIPNYSMGLALRIIRFFFIFLAAILGFYGISLGLFFIGCIACNIKSFGVPFFSPVAPKTYSSPDIIIRQPIWKQKMRPDFLNLPNRKRQGDMPRAWEKKNKGDRKK, encoded by the coding sequence ATGGCAGGAGTATTCAAGACAATTAAAGACTTTCTTACTTACAAACCGGATACTGTCAGCACCTTTGAGCTTTTAGAAGGTAATGATGAAGGTAGTGAACGAGAAAACACACCTGAAGAGTCAAATATAAAAGTAGATGGCAGCAGCGATGCAAACGTCAAAAAACAAAGCAGTGATAAAAAAATACCAATTCCTGTAGGTGAAACAAATAAGCAAAAAGGAAAAGAAGGACACAAGCCTGGAAAACCTGAGAAGTTGGTAGTTTTAAGTGATTATGATTCAAATATGGAAGCAATTAAAAAAGAGTTTGGAATACCGTATAACACCGACATAATGACAAGGGAGTTTAAAATAGCAAGGAAAATAAAAGCTTTTGTTGTTTACGTTGACGGTATGGTTGACCGGACATTTCTAAGTGAATTTGTATTACGCCAGCTTATGGATGCAGATAACTTTCAGGATTACTGTGTAGCAGATAATGCTTGCATAGCAGACTTTATTGCCGACAATATCATATCAGTCCATGAAATTGGGAAAATGAAGGATCTGAATACAGTTTTTTTTCAGATTTTGAGTGGTGAAACAGCATTGTTTATTGATGGTTGTGATACTTGCCTTGTAATCAGCACCAGGGGTTATGAAAAACGGAATGTTGAAAAACCTGTTACTGAAAATGTAGTTTTAGGTGCACATGAAGCTTTTACCGAGAATCTTCGTACAAATCTCACTCTTATCAGAAAAATCATTAAAAATAAAAATTTGATAACCGAAATGACACAGGTAGGAAAAACCAACCAGTCATACTGCGGAATAATGTATATGAACGGCATAGTGAATCAGGAAGTTGTAAAGGAGGTAAAAAGAAGAATAAACAGTATTGAGTCCGCTTTTATAGAAGGAAACGGAATGGTGTCGCAGTTTATAGAAGATAGCCCTCTTATGCTGTTCCCACAGACTCTGACTACGGAAAGACCGGATAGGGTAGCATCATTCTTAATGGAAGGAAAGGTAGCAATAATTACTGAGGGTACTCCTTTTGCTGAGGTTGTGCCTGTAACTTTTTTTCATCTGCTCCAGACTTCGGAAGATTCTATGCTTCGATGGCAGTATGGTACGTTTCTACGGTTAATACGTATTTTTGGTGTGATGATTTCAGCATTTTTACCGGCTATGTACGCAGCTCTTACACTTTTTCACCAGGAAATGATTCCTACCGAGCTTCTTGCCTCTATAGCAAGATCGAAGGAAGAGGTGCCTTTCCCAACGATTTTTGAAATAATATTACTTGAAATATCCTTTGAACTTATAAGGGAGGGGGGAATCCGTGTGCCTGGGGTTATCGGACAGACCCTTGGCATAATCGGTGCCTTGATTCTGGGCCAGGCAGCTGTAGCGGCAGGGCTGGTAAGTCCGATACTTATTATCATAGTATCCGTAACAGGATTAGGGAGCTTCGCTATACCAAATTACTCCATGGGTCTTGCACTAAGGATAATCAGGTTCTTTTTTATTTTTTTGGCAGCTATACTTGGATTTTACGGTATATCTTTAGGGTTATTCTTTATAGGATGCATAGCATGTAACATAAAATCCTTTGGAGTACCCTTCTTTTCACCTGTAGCACCTAAGACATACTCAAGTCCGGACATAATCATAAGACAGCCGATCTGGAAACAAAAAATGCGGCCTGACTTCTTGAACCTTCCTAATAGGAAAAGGCAGGGTGATATGCCTCGGGCTTGGGAAAAAAAGAATAAAGGAGATAGGAAAAAATGA
- a CDS encoding GPP34 family phosphoprotein yields MLSLLEKMMLAAIDERKNKITWRSHNLVRFGLKGAVVLKLAELNKIRIENKKIVVIDESYTGDDILDFVLKHFSDTKRPLRLSSWIYGYSANNKEIKNRALNRLEDKGIITQEETRVLVFFTISSYIISGSDKKAEVSKCIHDAFFKSKDQVAKDDAFLASLITICGFTKPFLSGQEIKESKEKIKLIKKGEYYPIENNTLKEVIKAVGSAIASQTAAVASAGT; encoded by the coding sequence ATGCTTAGTTTGTTAGAAAAAATGATGCTCGCAGCTATAGACGAAAGAAAAAACAAAATAACCTGGAGATCACATAATCTGGTGAGGTTTGGTCTTAAGGGAGCAGTAGTATTAAAGCTGGCCGAACTCAATAAGATCAGGATTGAGAACAAGAAAATAGTAGTAATTGATGAGAGCTATACAGGTGATGATATACTGGATTTTGTCCTGAAACATTTTAGTGATACGAAGAGACCATTAAGATTAAGTAGTTGGATATACGGCTATTCTGCAAACAACAAAGAAATAAAAAACAGAGCATTAAACAGACTTGAAGATAAGGGTATTATCACTCAGGAAGAAACCAGAGTTTTAGTTTTTTTTACTATAAGTAGCTATATCATATCGGGCTCTGATAAAAAAGCGGAAGTCAGTAAGTGTATACATGATGCTTTTTTTAAAAGTAAGGATCAGGTAGCAAAGGATGATGCTTTCCTTGCAAGCCTTATTACCATATGCGGCTTTACCAAACCATTTTTGTCGGGACAGGAAATTAAAGAGTCAAAGGAAAAAATAAAGCTCATAAAAAAAGGTGAATACTATCCTATTGAAAATAATACACTTAAGGAAGTAATAAAGGCGGTAGGAAGTGCAATCGCTTCACAAACTGCTGCTGTAGCAAGTGCCGGTACGTAA
- a CDS encoding Arc family DNA binding domain-containing protein, protein MAEKKQILLRLSPKIWEEINKWAEEEFRSVNGQIEYLLQDAINRRLKSNKKINVGDEYQNLE, encoded by the coding sequence ATGGCAGAGAAAAAACAAATTCTTTTAAGGCTGAGCCCTAAAATATGGGAAGAAATAAATAAGTGGGCTGAAGAAGAATTCCGCTCGGTAAACGGTCAAATAGAATACCTGCTGCAGGATGCTATAAACCGGAGACTGAAATCAAATAAAAAAATTAATGTCGGAGATGAATATCAAAATCTTGAATAA
- a CDS encoding SPFH domain-containing protein → MLEKEIKVYAGIKMIFFDLLVLVLGPVLFIIGVSGAAKGANVLNITEMIAGIVLSLFWFFFTAGFFTLQPNTAAVLILFGEYKGTVKKSGWHWTNPFYTKKKVSLRSRNLNGEKLKVNDEMGNPIEIAAVVVWRVNNTYQAMFDVENYVEYVKIQSESAIRHLAGLYPYDITDDTKEISLRGSADEVSEALRLELQERLGKAGVIVEEARLSHLAYAPEIAAAMLQRQQASAIIAARQKIVEGAVGMVQMALDKLNENGIVELDEERKAAMVSNLMVVLCGERSTQPVINTGTLHN, encoded by the coding sequence ATGCTGGAAAAAGAAATTAAAGTGTATGCAGGAATAAAAATGATATTTTTTGATCTTTTAGTGCTGGTTCTTGGACCGGTCCTGTTCATAATAGGGGTATCCGGCGCAGCAAAGGGTGCAAATGTATTGAATATAACAGAAATGATTGCAGGAATAGTACTGTCATTATTCTGGTTTTTCTTTACAGCGGGATTTTTCACACTGCAACCTAATACTGCAGCTGTCCTCATTCTTTTTGGTGAATATAAGGGTACAGTAAAGAAGTCGGGCTGGCACTGGACAAATCCCTTTTACACTAAGAAGAAAGTGTCATTACGTTCAAGAAATCTAAATGGAGAAAAACTGAAAGTAAATGATGAGATGGGTAATCCTATAGAAATAGCTGCGGTTGTTGTATGGAGGGTGAATAATACATACCAGGCAATGTTTGATGTAGAAAATTATGTTGAATATGTGAAAATACAAAGTGAATCAGCAATAAGACATCTTGCAGGCTTGTACCCATATGATATTACTGATGACACCAAGGAAATATCGTTGAGGGGAAGTGCGGATGAAGTGTCAGAGGCATTGAGACTGGAACTTCAGGAAAGACTGGGAAAAGCAGGTGTTATTGTTGAGGAAGCACGTCTAAGTCATTTGGCTTATGCTCCGGAAATTGCTGCAGCAATGCTTCAGCGTCAGCAGGCATCAGCTATAATTGCTGCAAGACAAAAGATTGTTGAGGGTGCAGTAGGGATGGTTCAAATGGCTTTGGACAAATTGAATGAAAATGGCATAGTTGAACTGGATGAAGAAAGAAAAGCAGCTATGGTAAGCAATCTAATGGTTGTGCTCTGTGGAGAAAGATCAACACAGCCGGTAATTAATACTGGTACATTGCATAATTAG
- a CDS encoding DMT family transporter, translating into MYYLWLWLILISGAFLGLYDIFKKKALQRNTLFSVLALYSSLCFIIVAFEFTNAIQICRNNLLLILLKAVIIFFSWILGFISIKNMPISVITPFGTLSPLFSIILGIIVLNEKMGYIQLAGILIALLAYYFIGKAGAREVKGLFRSKYLYFMVLSMALSATSALIDKIALKNVNTGQLQFWFSLFLAALYISAFLANKLFNKKESTNKKSEDTLLKNNIKKIPYFIILMSIFLVISDRIYYFAVKMPDSQISVIMPLRKISILVSALVGGYIFKEENLKSKFYGMCLLGIGIILIFAGK; encoded by the coding sequence ATGTATTATTTGTGGTTGTGGTTGATACTTATTTCCGGAGCTTTTTTGGGATTATATGACATATTCAAGAAAAAGGCCTTGCAAAGGAATACACTTTTTAGTGTGTTGGCTCTTTATTCTTCGCTTTGCTTCATAATTGTGGCATTCGAATTTACTAATGCAATACAGATATGTAGAAACAACCTTTTATTGATACTGCTAAAAGCTGTAATCATTTTTTTTAGCTGGATACTAGGTTTTATATCGATAAAAAACATGCCGATAAGTGTAATAACGCCATTTGGAACATTAAGTCCTTTATTTTCCATTATTTTAGGCATTATTGTTTTAAATGAAAAAATGGGATATATACAACTGGCAGGTATACTGATAGCTCTCTTGGCCTACTATTTCATCGGTAAGGCCGGAGCTAGGGAAGTAAAAGGCCTTTTTAGAAGCAAATACTTGTATTTTATGGTATTAAGTATGGCCTTAAGTGCGACCAGTGCTTTGATTGATAAAATAGCACTAAAAAATGTGAATACTGGACAACTGCAATTCTGGTTTTCTCTTTTTCTTGCAGCATTATATATATCAGCTTTTTTAGCAAACAAGTTGTTTAATAAAAAAGAAAGTACAAATAAAAAATCTGAAGATACACTGCTTAAAAATAACATAAAGAAAATTCCATATTTCATAATACTTATGAGTATTTTTTTAGTAATATCCGACAGAATATATTACTTTGCGGTAAAAATGCCTGATAGTCAGATTTCAGTTATAATGCCTTTAAGAAAGATATCAATACTGGTTTCTGCCTTGGTAGGAGGATACATTTTTAAAGAAGAAAATCTGAAATCAAAGTTTTACGGTATGTGCTTGCTGGGTATTGGAATTATACTGATTTTTGCAGGTAAATAG
- a CDS encoding endolytic transglycosylase MltG: MRNFQIKSILLGIGIGIVITSIISMIYAAGISTKNAMTREEIILKAKEFGMVDNTALIRQDQSENIETSAETEKKAEGTEKKTGEDQKSKETGADSAQVAKRSGESGTGEKIKIVISPGDTSEVVAGKLINSGLIKDKQAFIKMLKEMGMEAEINIGEFNITSGTDIKEIIGIIAGRK; encoded by the coding sequence ATGAGGAATTTCCAGATTAAAAGTATCTTATTGGGTATTGGAATAGGAATAGTAATAACCTCTATCATCAGTATGATTTACGCCGCAGGTATCAGTACAAAAAATGCGATGACCAGGGAAGAAATTATCCTAAAAGCGAAGGAATTCGGAATGGTTGACAATACAGCACTTATACGGCAGGATCAGTCGGAAAACATTGAAACCAGTGCTGAAACAGAGAAAAAAGCGGAGGGTACAGAAAAAAAGACAGGTGAAGACCAAAAGAGTAAGGAAACGGGTGCGGATAGCGCTCAGGTTGCAAAAAGGTCAGGAGAATCAGGTACTGGGGAGAAAATAAAAATTGTAATAAGCCCAGGAGATACATCAGAGGTTGTAGCAGGAAAATTGATAAATTCAGGATTAATAAAAGACAAACAGGCCTTTATAAAGATGCTGAAGGAAATGGGCATGGAAGCAGAAATAAATATAGGAGAATTCAATATCACTAGTGGAACGGATATTAAAGAAATCATAGGCATTATAGCAGGAAGAAAATAA
- a CDS encoding FapA family protein — protein MLERSSGSSNNVNDGFFEIKFQENGVVLTVFPPVGKGRRVEAREIIEKLNKKQIKSFKKDIVELAVLKADKNPVIVAEAQEEVKIDALASVIISPDKMKAFLTISPPEGGRDLTIEEIVSSFSKNGVIYGINRTTLETITKYPVYNEMICIAEGTMPVNGQNGKINFSFDLSKDRKPTILEDGRVDYRELNLIESVRQGQVLCTLIPPMSGTKGKTVTGTDIPCLDGKPATLPRGRNVEATEDGQSLVSLIDGQVNYIDGKINVFASYEVPADVDNSTGNINFVGNVSVRGNVLSGFTIEAGGNVEVWGVVEGATIKAGGDIILRRGMQGLGKGVLVSGGDIIARYIEHSNIEAKNDIKSEAIMHSNVKCGNKLELSGKKGLLVGGTCKVGKEISAKVIGSHMATVTDIEVGVDPSLRERYKVIREEINIMDNDMKKADQAITILKKLEAAGMLTPEKQEMMAKSVRTKVFFSNRINEMREEMAQIEAKLQQDAYGKIRALNYIYPGTKVAIGTCMMFVKENLQYCTLYRDGADVRVGPIDR, from the coding sequence ATGTTAGAAAGATCAAGTGGCTCTTCTAATAATGTTAATGATGGTTTTTTTGAAATCAAATTCCAGGAAAACGGTGTAGTTCTTACAGTATTTCCTCCTGTAGGCAAGGGGAGAAGGGTTGAAGCAAGGGAAATAATCGAGAAACTTAACAAGAAGCAAATAAAAAGCTTTAAGAAAGATATAGTAGAGCTGGCTGTACTAAAAGCGGATAAAAATCCAGTTATAGTTGCAGAAGCACAGGAAGAAGTAAAGATTGATGCGTTGGCGTCCGTTATCATATCACCTGATAAGATGAAAGCATTTCTGACAATATCACCTCCAGAGGGTGGAAGAGATCTTACAATAGAAGAAATTGTTTCTTCGTTCAGCAAAAACGGTGTTATATATGGAATAAACAGGACGACTTTGGAAACTATCACCAAGTATCCCGTATACAATGAAATGATTTGTATAGCTGAAGGTACTATGCCTGTCAATGGGCAAAATGGGAAAATTAATTTTAGCTTTGATTTGAGCAAAGATAGAAAACCGACTATACTTGAGGATGGTAGAGTTGATTATAGGGAACTGAATTTGATAGAAAGTGTGAGACAGGGGCAGGTATTATGTACTTTGATACCTCCTATGTCAGGAACAAAGGGCAAAACTGTTACCGGAACCGATATACCATGTCTTGATGGAAAGCCTGCGACATTGCCAAGAGGAAGAAATGTAGAGGCAACTGAAGACGGCCAGTCACTTGTGTCTTTAATAGACGGACAGGTAAACTATATAGACGGAAAAATAAATGTTTTTGCAAGTTATGAAGTACCTGCTGATGTAGATAATTCAACAGGCAATATTAACTTCGTAGGCAATGTAAGTGTAAGAGGAAATGTTTTATCGGGTTTTACTATTGAAGCAGGTGGAAATGTAGAAGTATGGGGAGTAGTAGAGGGAGCGACAATAAAAGCCGGAGGGGACATAATACTTCGAAGAGGAATGCAGGGATTAGGAAAGGGTGTCCTGGTAAGCGGTGGTGACATAATCGCAAGATATATAGAACATAGCAATATTGAAGCAAAAAATGACATAAAATCAGAAGCTATAATGCATAGCAACGTAAAGTGTGGAAACAAGCTGGAGCTTTCCGGCAAGAAGGGGTTGCTGGTTGGAGGTACATGCAAGGTAGGTAAGGAAATTTCTGCAAAAGTCATCGGTTCGCATATGGCTACTGTGACAGATATAGAAGTTGGTGTAGATCCATCTCTAAGGGAACGTTATAAGGTAATAAGAGAAGAAATAAATATCATGGACAATGATATGAAAAAAGCGGACCAGGCAATAACCATTCTCAAAAAGCTGGAAGCAGCAGGGATGCTTACACCTGAAAAGCAGGAAATGATGGCAAAAAGTGTCAGAACAAAAGTATTCTTCTCTAACCGAATAAATGAAATGAGAGAAGAAATGGCTCAGATAGAAGCAAAACTGCAACAAGATGCTTATGGTAAAATAAGGGCCCTGAACTATATTTATCCGGGCACCAAGGTTGCAATAGGTACTTGTATGATGTTTGTAAAAGAAAATCTGCAGTATTGTACATTATATCGGGATGGGGCTGATGTAAGGGTAGGACCTATAGATAGATAG
- a CDS encoding FliA/WhiG family RNA polymerase sigma factor: MSSANNKQLDLWKQYSDTKDPAIREKLILEYAHLIKFIAGRLNIYFGSNVEYDDLVGFGVFGLIDAIDKFDISKGVKFETYASLRIRGSIIDSIREMDWVPRSLRQKSKELERVYWELENELGHSASDKEIADKLGITTDELNKLLNDVNVSSMVSLEEFLEQNYEIGVDVPNANKDDRPENYAEFSEIKDILADSIDRLPEKEKTVVSLYYFEELTLKEISAIMKVSESRISQLHTKAILRLRGKLARHKSILHD, translated from the coding sequence ATGTCATCTGCTAATAACAAACAGCTGGATTTGTGGAAACAATATAGCGATACAAAAGATCCTGCTATAAGGGAGAAATTAATACTTGAATATGCCCACCTTATTAAGTTTATTGCAGGAAGATTAAACATTTACTTCGGCTCTAACGTTGAGTACGATGATCTTGTTGGTTTTGGAGTTTTTGGTTTGATTGATGCCATAGATAAGTTTGATATAAGTAAAGGCGTTAAATTTGAGACATATGCATCTCTTCGAATAAGAGGTTCAATAATTGACAGTATTAGGGAAATGGATTGGGTTCCTAGATCTTTGCGGCAAAAGAGCAAGGAACTGGAAAGGGTTTATTGGGAACTGGAAAATGAGTTGGGACACTCTGCTTCAGATAAGGAGATAGCTGATAAGCTTGGCATAACGACTGATGAACTGAACAAACTCTTAAACGATGTCAATGTTTCCTCGATGGTTTCCCTTGAAGAGTTTTTAGAGCAGAATTATGAAATCGGGGTAGATGTTCCGAATGCAAATAAGGATGACAGGCCGGAAAATTATGCTGAATTTTCTGAAATAAAAGATATTTTGGCAGATTCCATAGACAGATTGCCGGAAAAAGAAAAAACTGTTGTTTCCTTGTATTATTTTGAAGAATTGACACTAAAAGAAATAAGTGCGATAATGAAAGTGTCGGAATCAAGGATTTCCCAGCTTCACACTAAAGCAATATTGAGGCTGAGGGGAAAACTTGCCCGGCACAAAAGCATATTGCATGATTAA
- a CDS encoding chemotaxis protein CheD, producing MENMIKVGMADLQSSGHPSILTTLGLGSCVGIALYDNIKKIVGLAHIMLPSSQQARNNSNTAKFADTAITKLVEDMIRIGARRENITAKLAGGAQMFAFSEASDMMRIGARNVMAAKEKLQELHIPIISEDTGGNYGRTIELYSNDGRLLIKTIGHGLRQI from the coding sequence ATGGAAAATATGATAAAGGTTGGAATGGCTGACCTTCAGAGTTCAGGCCATCCAAGTATTCTTACAACATTAGGATTAGGTTCTTGTGTGGGGATAGCTCTATACGATAACATTAAGAAAATAGTAGGGTTGGCTCATATTATGCTGCCTTCAAGCCAGCAAGCGAGAAACAATTCAAATACTGCAAAATTTGCGGATACAGCGATAACAAAACTCGTGGAAGATATGATTAGAATAGGGGCACGTAGGGAAAATATTACTGCAAAGCTGGCAGGCGGTGCCCAGATGTTTGCTTTTTCGGAAGCCTCTGATATGATGAGAATAGGTGCGAGAAATGTAATGGCTGCAAAGGAAAAATTGCAGGAGTTGCATATACCTATAATTTCTGAAGATACAGGGGGAAATTACGGAAGAACTATTGAATTGTATTCAAATGATGGGAGATTACTAATTAAAACAATAGGACATGGACTTAGGCAGATATAA